ATTGATCTGTCactttctgacacacacactaaaatcTGTCTTCCTCTGCTCACTCAGGCACAAGTGTTGGTGCATTCATCTATGCCACAGCTCAGAATGAGCTGATTGTGCTCTACGGCCTGGACGGCTGCCTGCTAATCATCGGAGCTCTAGCACTAAATCTCATGGCCTGCGCTGGCTTCATGAGGCCCCTCAACATGCCAGGGTACTACCTCAAACAGAAGGCCGCCCTGGAGCgcaacacagaggagcagcttTTCGAAAAGCCCCCGTTGGATGACCTGAAGGTCACAACTGGCTCCCCTGCCTCAACCACTCCAGAAAAAACTCTGATGGTGAAGGAGATGCTCATCACCATTGATTCCAAGGACTTGGCCActcaaacagagaagaagaaaggccTGGCTGGGTTGGCCATCATGAAAATtatcaagaagaagaagcacgCTTACTCCAAGTACATGCACTCCATGTATGAGATCCTGCAAGACCAAGCCATGGTGGCCTTCTGTATTGGTGTCTTCCTGTTCAGCTTGGGAGCGTTCCCTCCTGTGCTCTTCATTGAGGACGTGGCGCAGAGCGAAGGACTCATTGAAGAAGTTAGTGTCATTCCTCTGGTATCGATAGGGGCCATCGCCACTTGCGTAGGCAAACTAGTGCTGGGTATGCTGGTGGACATTAGGTGGATCAACGGCATCTATCTGTATGCCTTCACCATGTTCGCAGCAGGTATGGCGCTGCTCCTTATCCCTATTACTAAGACTTATGTGGGACTGCAGATCCTGACTGCCATCCTGGGTTTCTTCTCTGGAAACTGGTCTATCACCTCCTACATCACCACTAAGATTGTTGGCTTGGAGAGACTGACACAAGCCCATGGCATCCTCATGTTCTTCGGGGGATTTGGGATCATGCTTGGACCTCCTGTTGTAGGTAGGTGGGCTCGACTTATATGAATTTGTAAGCATTGCTACACTGGTAATTATTGGTTATAAAGATTCAAAAgtttcaaaatcaaaatgttaaatcaggcaggcaggcaggcaaaCAGACCAAAGCAAAGGTCATGTCAACTTCAATAAGCAGCAATTATTAGTCATTACTTAACAAACCACTGCATCCTCCAGGAATCTTTACTCACTGTGCTTACtatgtctgtttttctcatcaCTTTCCAGGGTGGTTCTTTGACTGGACGCAGTCATATGACTTGGCATTCTACTTCAGTGGGAGCTGTGTGGTGCTGGGATCGTTCATCCTCTTTCTGCTCACCCTTCCCTGCTGGAACAGGAAGCGCTCTGAGAACGACAGACCAGATGTCCATTACACCAGCAACTGTGACAAAGTTGCCTCTGTAGCCTAAATATGAGTACATTTCATAGAGATTCAAATCCCCTACCCCTCCTACTGCCCAGCAACTGTCCATTGATACCTGAACCACCTCTGACTATACAAGTCTTTCCCCTTATATCTGCTGCCAGGTTTTAATATACCAAAATACTTGCCATAGGTTTTGAAGGCCTGTCCTCTGTACTTTGCCTGCATTTCTCAGGTCCGTATCATTTACTGCAGATCTTTCTAAATGTTTGACCCTGATGCCTGTGTTGATTTTATATTATAGCCTCATTTTACGAGGTCAACTAAACAATATATTGTTTAACTCCCGAActcttgtgtttatgtaaacACTGGTTTTACCTTTGTTGTAACTCTGACAGAAGACATGGTGCTATTCTAAACactgggaagaaaaaaaaaatctgtagaaCTGTTGGGTGATAATTTAACACTATACCAACATTTGAAACCACTCTGCAAATGCACAAAGAAAACGAAATCTCTGCTCCAGAAATCTTTCCTGGAACAGAGACCACAGGGATTGGAATGAAGgagggagttttttttaataacagtaAATTTAGCAACacgtttttattttgtattttagttttaatgtaTATCTTAATTACACCACTATGTATCTTACCAAAGCATCAATGATAGTTAATGCCTGTCAACACATAATGCCTGTTGGAACAATACAACTGCCTTGCTTTTTAgataatttttgttttcaagtgCATTGACTCAATTGATACTTTTCTGAAATGGTTTCACATACCTCCAGTTTCTGGATCAGACAGAGACCTTCTTGAATAAGTTATGCTGAttcaaaaacatgtaaaaacactgacGAGATCCTAGTGTATTTCCAACTTTAAGAGCATGTTGATTCTCTTTGTGGCATGATTATCATGACCTTTGCTGGCATTAATTTTGACCAGGCTGGTCCTTTCCCATCATGTTGTGTGAGTATGTTTaatgtgtatgttgtgtgtgtgtgtgtgtgtgtgtgtgtgtttgcacatgcaTGTACGtgtgcaggtttgtgtgtgtgtgaattgttTGATAAACTTTTGTATTAGCACTAGTTTGTAAAGTCCTATGTGCTAGTGACTTTTATATGCACAAAACTGGCCACAGGGCtgtaaaaatgttattgtttagGTTGGAAGTTGATAATTGTGATCATTGTAATGAATACATTGCAATAGACTTTTAGAATCACTTGAATGTTGTTAAATAGACCACTACAAATGTCTTTGACAGTTCCAGTTTCAAGAGTAAGAGTAAATCTGGAACATTagtgtttgctttttgtttgtagaaGCAATTACAGGGTGCAGATGAAGTACAATTGTACTGACCTAGAAAAGACAGTGTGTTTGGCTGTCacctttttcttattttttttaatgtcagtattataatatttaagtctgtatttctgttctattgttttattttaaaagtgcCAATAAAGGATTTTTGGATTAATGATATTGAGTGTTTAGATTTCTAATGTATTTGTCATACATGAACCACATTTTAAATTCCAAGTAAAAGGTAAATACAGCGTTTTGGCTATATTTGTTCAACCTAGTAGTAACCGGGCACGCAGTTGGCAAAAGCCCTACCCATGACAACAACTGGCAATATCCTGTTTTTGCAGTTAAACTCCTCAAACGGGAAAATGACCAAACTAGTCCCCGAGGGAATCTGAATACCAGCACTTTTCATACTATACAGATGAGACAAACTCTTTCGAGCTTTAGCATCCCCTTTTAGAGCCGTCTACCTCTCCCTCTTGTGCCTTTTCCTGGCAACCGTAACGCAGGTCACCATGGTTACGCATGCGTCACGTGACTAGCAACATAAACAATTTTCCAGGGAGCTGGGAAGTAAGCTAACTGCAACTAACGGGCAACATTTCACCAACGGTGCTTTCGATTATCGTAAGACTAAATTTGGGATGTGAGGGCGATGGCGGTAATTATTCCTCACGTGTCGGACTTTCCCATAGTTTCTGGAAGACGCGCATCTTGTCGAAGGGAAGAAAATACGTCTACAATTTGAAAAATGGAGTGCTGTCTCCGTCTGCTGAGCTGAAAAATGGGAGCAAGCGCTTCGGTGTCACTCTGTGTAAGTTTAGCTGCGGTAGCAGTTACCATTTTATTacataattttgttgttttgagcTGATAACCCAATCGATTGCACTTTGTTAAGGGTACTTTTATTAAGTATGGGGGGCATAGCACTCGCAGCTTTATTATCAAGTAATCACATAAAACTAAGCCAACTGGttttataacatttaaatgCGCATTGTATGGGGACTATACCACAGTTAACGTTACCAGTATGTTGTTTTTGCTAGTTAAATGTACATAGATTCCTGAGCAGGTTGTTGCAGCGATGAAATAATGCCATTATGTCCTGACTGAGTGAGTATCTGCATAATTGCTATGGCGCTAACTTTTTCACATCATAGCATGAATCACTGGGGTACAGGTGAGAAATCCTTATGTCATTAAAAGTTCTCACCACTTCACTAAAACAGTATCCAGCAGTATTTGACAACAGTAAACTAACAATGGAACAATATGATTTTTGCATATTGAGTCAACTTCTGCATGTCCTCTTTCCATGCAGAGCAACCCAGCCTCAGTGAGAATCCTGAGGTCCAGCGCTAAGGTCAGCCCAGAGCCCATTGCTCCCACCCTGGTCTCAGAGCCTGAAGTAGCTGccaggtgtgtgtttggtgttgcCTTGCCAAAACTGAGAGAAGACGGGCAGATGGTCTGTGGAATACCCcttgttttaagagacatggTGGAGTACCTGGATAAGAAAGGTCATCTCTTGTTCTTTGACTCCTCTGTTagtctttcattcatttatatccTATACACCTCTTTTCCCCTTTCCCTTACTtgcctctttcttcctctcactctcacaGCACAAAGCAATACTCAAACATCACCTGTATGTACTGAATTAATTGTATCTACTTGTTCCTTAATCACAGGAATGCATCATAGGGGTTTGTTTCGTCTGTGTGGTTCTGTGGTGCGGACCAGGCAGCTGAGGCAGCGGTGGGATAGTGGGGAGAGGGTGGACCTGGAGCATGATGGAGATGTCCCCACTGTGGCCTCGCTCCTCAAACTCTTCCTCCGGGAGCTGCCCGCCCCCATAGTTCCCGAACCTCAGCGCAAGGAGCTGGTCCTGAGCCTCACAGGTACTAGGAAATTCTGCTGGACTGGTATTGCTGGGGATCAGATTTAATTTGCTTTCTCAGATCTTAGTTATAGGCATAATAAATTAATGCTGATAATGATACTCTTTAGATTAAGGTAAGGCATTGCTGAACTCGATCAATATCTGGTCTATCCTGAGTATATATACATCAAGACTCCATTTGAGAGCTACAATACAAGTGTCAAGCAGGTTATTGTAATGGGTGAAGACAGTTTCTTTGTGTTATGTGGTTAGAGAATAGATACTCTGAGGTACTTCAGACTCTTAAGTGAATAAACACAGCTTTATAGGAACGCTATGGTAGCCGAATGGTTACtgtgcatgccacataactgcagCATCCCCAGTTTTATTCCAGCCGTGGACTTTTGTGGCATGTCATACCTATCCCttcctttgtttcctgtctgcaacttcactgttgactgtccaataaaagcaaaaataccaatgaaaaacaaacaaacaaacaaacaaaaaatagcTTGATAATACAAGTGGATTCTCAGACTACTATTGATTAAAAGTAAGCTGTCCAACAAATCAATAATAATTGCTATATAGTCACTTAAATTAATCACGAATAATGGAGGTATAGACACTTAAAGGAAAGATGAACGCCTTATTTTCAGGAGACAGACGCGATGTTAAATTGTTGTCCACTTAATGGACGCAGGTATTTGAAACCTAGATGATTAATCTCTTTAAGCTACGGATGAAAGGGCAAATGATTGAAGCCAGCATGAGAATTTGCAGGAAGTTTGTTCTATAAAAGGTTTATTGATTGGTACTTCTTCTGCTACAATGGTGCAGAAGAAGTACAATGGTAACTTTGTATAATGGTACAAAGTTAAGAGGTCTACAGCATCTTGTACGTTGCAGTGTATAA
This genomic interval from Thunnus thynnus chromosome 14, fThuThy2.1, whole genome shotgun sequence contains the following:
- the LOC137197193 gene encoding monocarboxylate transporter 9-like; the encoded protein is MASSTEVLDGGWGWAIVVASFLAQLLAYGSPQSVGVLYPEWLHAFQEGKGMTAWVGSLVAGVGLIASPVCSACVDNFGARPVTIFSGVMVAGGLMLSAFAPNVQFLIFSYGIVVGLGCGLVYAATLTITCQYFDKRRGLALGIVTTGTSVGAFIYATAQNELIVLYGLDGCLLIIGALALNLMACAGFMRPLNMPGYYLKQKAALERNTEEQLFEKPPLDDLKVTTGSPASTTPEKTLMVKEMLITIDSKDLATQTEKKKGLAGLAIMKIIKKKKHAYSKYMHSMYEILQDQAMVAFCIGVFLFSLGAFPPVLFIEDVAQSEGLIEEVSVIPLVSIGAIATCVGKLVLGMLVDIRWINGIYLYAFTMFAAGMALLLIPITKTYVGLQILTAILGFFSGNWSITSYITTKIVGLERLTQAHGILMFFGGFGIMLGPPVVGWFFDWTQSYDLAFYFSGSCVVLGSFILFLLTLPCWNRKRSENDRPDVHYTSNCDKVASVA